A stretch of DNA from Anaeromicrobium sediminis:
TTATGAAGGATAGATTTAAATATATATTATTAACTATTATAATCATAATACTAGGTTTATTATCTAGAAAATACACCAATATATTTCCACTATATATTGGTGATATATTGTGGGCAACTATGGTTTATTTCATATTTAGAGCTTTGTTTATAAACAATACACACAAGAACATATTCTTATACACATTAGTATTTTCATATACTATAGAGTTATCCCAACTATATAAGAGTCCTTGGATAAATAATATAAGGAGTATTAGATTATTTGGTTTAATACTAGGGTATGGATTTTTATGGAGTGATCTTGTGTACTATACTATAGGAGCTGTCATAGGTTTTTTAATAGATTACTTTATAGTAAAGAAAAGAAGCTAAATGAATTTTACCTTGTTTTATAACAAATAGTCAATTAAACTAAAATAAAAGGCCAACACCTCAAAAGGTAGTTGGTATTTTTATGAGTGGAATAATTATAATATGAAATATGGAGAGATATAATATGGATTACAAAAGTATATATGAAAAGGCCTATGAACTAATGGATGTACAATTAATAGACGGAGACTGCGGAAAACTGTGTAACCATCATTGTTGTAGAACATATGATGGAGAGGAAAAGATGGGAATATATTTAATGCCCTATGAATATGAAAGTATGCTGCGAAATAGTGAATTTAGTGAAAACTTAAAAGTAGAAAGACATACTAGTTTTGAATATGACATACCCCATAATATAGGATATGTTCACTATATTTATTGCGAAGATGAATTTGGATGCTTTAGACATTTAAGGCCTATTCAATGTAGAACCTATCCCTTTGAGCCCCATATGGAAAAGGGAAAACTATATTTAATAATAGAAAAGGACCAAATTCACAATTGTCCCTTAATAGATAAAATGGACCAATGGAGAGAAGAGTTCATAAGAAGAATATATTTAGGGTGGAAAGAGTTAATAAAAATAAAGAAAGTTAGGCTTATGGTTGAATTTGACAGTAAACAAAGGTATGATAGTAATAACATAAAAATAAAATTATCAGAGTCAGACATATTAATCTAAAGAGGGAGTGTTAATATGAGTAGTGTCATAGGATTACTCTTAGGAGCTTTTGTTGGATATGTAATATGGATGTTAATTGGTTCATCCTATAGGGTAGAAGGGGATATCTTAAAAGTTAGGGGCGGCCTAAGGAAATATGAGATTCCAATTCATAGTATAAAAAAGATTGTACAGACAAAAAGAAAGGGACCAGCTAAGGGCGAAGAACCAGAAAAACATGTATTTGCCAGTGGTGCTTATAACTGGAGAACAGAGAGGGTAGTATTCTATACGGAGGATAAAAATTATATGGTATCCTTTACCAATACTTCTAACAAGGAACAGATAATACATGATATAAAAAAGGTTAAAAAAGATATAGTAGTAAAAAAAGACTTTTAAAAAAACCGATGGATTTCCATCGGTTTTCATTAACCATGTAGACTAGTTATAATACCAAAAGTGCCCTTATCCTTGTTTTCATCTTTTTTCTTTAGATCATTTACAGAGAATCCTTTTAAAGACCATTGAGGTAATTCTTCTAAAAAATCACCAAGTAATGAAAGGATTTCCGTTTGATCATTAATTCTTTTAGTAGAACTAAATTCAATTAAGTATTGAACAAGTTCATGTAAAGGCATTTCTAGTTGAAAATTATAGGATAAAAATTCAATAGTCTGAGGAAGTTTTGAAGTGGCAATTCCAAAGGTGTTCTTTAAATAATTATATAATTTCTTATAAAACTTATTCAAAGGTCGTCCTAACTTAGATGACTCTATTACTTCCATATAACTAATATGCTTATAATCTAAATCCCCATGTTCCTCTTGTAAATCCTTCAAATAATTATAGTCTCTAATCTCGTCTATATATATGTAATCATCCTTAACATTAAATAAATCATTATCATGGGAGAAATCTTCTAAAATTTTGGTAAGAGAATCCCTTTTAGGAATGTCCAAACCATATCTGCTTTTTAATATATGTGAAAAATCATCAATGCTGATTAAACCATAATTATGTATTAATCCCTTAGTTAAATCTAATAAAATTTCCTTATCTATCATATTAAATAATCCTTTCATCTTTAGTTACTATACTATTAGTATAATCATGTTTTTGTAAAAAATAAAATAATTATTAAATAATTGGCAAAAAAATATAAGCTAATGAAATCATTAGCTCATACATTCTTCATATCTAAAACAATCTGTAGTATGATCGTTTATTATACCCACCGCTTGAAGATAAGAATAGATAATAGTAGTACCTATGAATTTAAAACCTCTTTTTTTCATATCCTTAGATATTTTATCAGAAAGATCCGTAGAGGCAGGTACATCTCCTAAAGTGGCCCAACTATTTATAAGGACCTTATTCTCTACAAAACTCCATATGTAATTATCAAAGGAACCAAATTCCCTTTGAACCTCCATAAATCTATTAGCATTATTAATAGATGATTCTATCTTTCGTCTATTTCTAATAATTCCCTTATTAGATAAAAGTTCTTCAATCTTATTTTCATCATATAAGGCAACTTTTTCATAGTCAAAATTATCATATAAAAGCCTATAATTTTCACGTTTTTTAAGGACAGTTATCCAACTAAGTCCAGCTTGAGCAGATTCAAGGACTAAAAATTCAAAATGAACCCTATCATCATGAACGGGAACTCCCCACTCTTCATCATGATATTTAATATATAAAGGATCTTCTGTTACCCAATCACATCTCTTCATCAGTAAAACCTCCTAGAACGTATGTTTGAATAAATTATATCATAGATTTCTATTGTTAAGGTTGATTAAATAACATACACTTAATATTTCATTTTAAAAAAAGGACCCCTTATAAATAAGAAGTCCATTTACTTATGATATATAAGTTACTCTTTTATGGTTATAAAATTAATTAAGTATGACGATTAATTTTCCCTTGAATAGAAATATAGATTATACCAACTAGGGCGCCTAAAATATGTGCAAGCTCTGAAACGTTATTATCTATAAATAGACCATTATAGATTTCCTTTGTTAAAAATAAAAGGGCAATGAAAATAAATGTAAGGGGAATTTTACCCTGCTTCATATTTGTAAAGGATGTTAAGACAATCATCATAAAAACTATACCACTAGCCCCAAGAATACCTCCATTGAAGAAAAGTCCCTGAAAAAGGCTTATAGTAAGGGTAGTTATAACCATAAGAAACAATAAAATTTTAGATGTGTATTTCTCCTCAAGCATAGGGCCTATAAGTAAGATTAAAGTAATATTTCCAATTAGATGGTCCATAGAGCCGTGTGCTAGGGGCCAAAGTAACATATTAATAAAATTTAAGTTACCCCTATAAGTAAAGAATGCAGGTATAATACTAGGTATTATTTTATTTATAAAAAAGATTATAGTAGATAGAAGGGAAAATGTAAGTATGACAGGGGAATTGTATTCTATTTTTTTTAGTATATTCTTCATAGTTGCCTCCTTCTTATGCGCATATTATGTCTTAATTATACGATGACATAATACTCATAGCAAGGGAAGATGTATTAAGGATACAAGAGTGTAAATATAAAAGG
This window harbors:
- a CDS encoding ribosomal maturation YjgA family protein, encoding MKDRFKYILLTIIIIILGLLSRKYTNIFPLYIGDILWATMVYFIFRALFINNTHKNIFLYTLVFSYTIELSQLYKSPWINNIRSIRLFGLILGYGFLWSDLVYYTIGAVIGFLIDYFIVKKRS
- a CDS encoding PH domain-containing protein, coding for MSSVIGLLLGAFVGYVIWMLIGSSYRVEGDILKVRGGLRKYEIPIHSIKKIVQTKRKGPAKGEEPEKHVFASGAYNWRTERVVFYTEDKNYMVSFTNTSNKEQIIHDIKKVKKDIVVKKDF
- a CDS encoding DNA-3-methyladenine glycosylase I, producing the protein MKRCDWVTEDPLYIKYHDEEWGVPVHDDRVHFEFLVLESAQAGLSWITVLKKRENYRLLYDNFDYEKVALYDENKIEELLSNKGIIRNRRKIESSINNANRFMEVQREFGSFDNYIWSFVENKVLINSWATLGDVPASTDLSDKISKDMKKRGFKFIGTTIIYSYLQAVGIINDHTTDCFRYEECMS
- a CDS encoding rhomboid family intramembrane serine protease, which translates into the protein MKNILKKIEYNSPVILTFSLLSTIIFFINKIIPSIIPAFFTYRGNLNFINMLLWPLAHGSMDHLIGNITLILLIGPMLEEKYTSKILLFLMVITTLTISLFQGLFFNGGILGASGIVFMMIVLTSFTNMKQGKIPLTFIFIALLFLTKEIYNGLFIDNNVSELAHILGALVGIIYISIQGKINRHT